The proteins below come from a single Hyphomicrobium denitrificans ATCC 51888 genomic window:
- a CDS encoding HNH endonuclease signature motif containing protein, producing the protein MLDQERLKQLLSYDPEIGEFRWIAPTDRMRKKGAVAGFLDAKRYRKIKIDGVCHYAHRLAWLYVHGEFPKLLIDHCNRDPSDNRMENLREATYGENVANSVIRKSKTGYRGVKKNSRGAMFSASIMKNGRHHFLGNYKTKEDAAAAYNRAARSLFGAFARAD; encoded by the coding sequence ATGCTGGATCAAGAACGTCTCAAGCAACTTCTCTCATATGATCCAGAGATCGGGGAGTTTCGTTGGATTGCTCCGACTGACAGAATGAGAAAGAAAGGAGCCGTTGCCGGTTTTCTCGACGCCAAACGCTATCGCAAGATTAAGATAGATGGCGTCTGCCATTATGCGCATCGGTTGGCGTGGCTGTATGTTCATGGCGAATTTCCAAAACTTCTGATCGACCACTGCAATCGCGATCCATCTGACAATCGGATGGAGAATTTACGAGAGGCGACCTACGGAGAAAATGTCGCCAACAGTGTAATTCGCAAGTCGAAGACAGGGTATCGCGGCGTGAAGAAAAACAGCCGTGGTGCTATGTTTTCCGCATCCATTATGAAGAATGGACGTCATCACTTTCTCGGAAACTATAAGACTAAGGAAGACGCTGCAGCAGCATATAACCGTGCCGCTCGCAGCCTTTTCGGTGCGTTTGCGAGGGCTGATTAA